One window of the Ciona intestinalis unplaced genomic scaffold, KH HT000124.2, whole genome shotgun sequence genome contains the following:
- the LOC778552 gene encoding homeobox protein BarH-like 1b isoform X1, producing the protein MSNGCDVIFPRSPLSSRKMNRSTSFRIDDLLRGKATFKQEHPEMKLERDHFSPSPSPSTPPDISPSFGMQGIIPRSIQEHLHQRSLAPRIPYTLSPFMNFGMNFMPQNTGYLLNRAAADMMSLYPSVPLATNSLYNQLLLRDRFLQFAEQSGSSRKCRRSRTVFTESQLISLEKRFERQKYLSTPDRMELADALGLTQLQVKTWYQNRRMKWKKQVQQSESSTDSEHDHLSPDSTRPYNQLHRPSADIGTSRNANGDSTPETRRKFETNPEVLSTEYLRNPSTENESRGSST; encoded by the exons ATGTCGAAcggttgtgacgtaatattccCTCGATCTCCGTTAAGTTCGAGAAAGATGAATCGATCAACTTCGTTTCGTATCGATGATCTGTTGAGAGGAAAAGCTACATTTAAACAAGAACATCCGGAG ATGAAGTTGGAAAGAGATCATTTCTCACCCTCCCCGAGTCCATCAACTCCCCCCGATATTTCCCCATCATTTGGGATGCAAGGGATCATCCCAAGAAGCATCCAGGAGCATCTACATCAGAGATCCTTGGCTCCCCGCATCCCCTACACGTTATCACCTTTCATGAACTTCGGGATGAACTTTATGCCACAAAATACTGGTTATTTACTTAACAGAG CAGCTGCCGATATGATGAGCTTATATCCTTCTGTGCCCCTTGCAACAAACTCCTTGTACAACCAACTTTTACTAAGAGACCGATTCCTTCAATTTGCCGAACAATCCGGTAGCTCGAGAAAATGTCGCAG AAGCCGAACCGTATTCACCGAATCTCAATTAATTTCGCTTGAGAAGCGTTTTGAGCGACAAAAATATCTTTCCACCCCCGATCGGATGGAGTTAGCCGATGCTTTGGGCCTCACGCAACTACAAGTAAAAACTTGGTATCAGAATCGGAGAATGAAATGGAAGAAACAG GTGCAACAAAGTGAGTCTTCCACGGATTCCGAGCACGACCATCTTTCCCCGGATTCCACAAGACCGTACAACCAGCTTCATAGACCTAGCGCAGACATCGGGACTTCCAGAAACGCCAACGGCGATTCAACTCCCGAAACCCGGCGGAAATTCGAAACTAATCCAGAGGTCTTGAGTACCGAGTATTTGCGCAATCCAAGCACAGAAAATGAAAGCAGGGGATCATCAACGTGA
- the LOC778552 gene encoding homeobox protein BarH-like 1b isoform X2 gives MSNGCDVIFPRSPLSSRKMNRSTSFRIDDLLRGKATFKQEHPEMKLERDHFSPSPSPSTPPDISPSFGMQGIIPRSIQEHLHQRSLAPRIPYTLSPFMNFGMNFMPQNTGYLLNRAADMMSLYPSVPLATNSLYNQLLLRDRFLQFAEQSGSSRKCRRSRTVFTESQLISLEKRFERQKYLSTPDRMELADALGLTQLQVKTWYQNRRMKWKKQVQQSESSTDSEHDHLSPDSTRPYNQLHRPSADIGTSRNANGDSTPETRRKFETNPEVLSTEYLRNPSTENESRGSST, from the exons ATGTCGAAcggttgtgacgtaatattccCTCGATCTCCGTTAAGTTCGAGAAAGATGAATCGATCAACTTCGTTTCGTATCGATGATCTGTTGAGAGGAAAAGCTACATTTAAACAAGAACATCCGGAG ATGAAGTTGGAAAGAGATCATTTCTCACCCTCCCCGAGTCCATCAACTCCCCCCGATATTTCCCCATCATTTGGGATGCAAGGGATCATCCCAAGAAGCATCCAGGAGCATCTACATCAGAGATCCTTGGCTCCCCGCATCCCCTACACGTTATCACCTTTCATGAACTTCGGGATGAACTTTATGCCACAAAATACTGGTTATTTACTTAACAGAG CTGCCGATATGATGAGCTTATATCCTTCTGTGCCCCTTGCAACAAACTCCTTGTACAACCAACTTTTACTAAGAGACCGATTCCTTCAATTTGCCGAACAATCCGGTAGCTCGAGAAAATGTCGCAG AAGCCGAACCGTATTCACCGAATCTCAATTAATTTCGCTTGAGAAGCGTTTTGAGCGACAAAAATATCTTTCCACCCCCGATCGGATGGAGTTAGCCGATGCTTTGGGCCTCACGCAACTACAAGTAAAAACTTGGTATCAGAATCGGAGAATGAAATGGAAGAAACAG GTGCAACAAAGTGAGTCTTCCACGGATTCCGAGCACGACCATCTTTCCCCGGATTCCACAAGACCGTACAACCAGCTTCATAGACCTAGCGCAGACATCGGGACTTCCAGAAACGCCAACGGCGATTCAACTCCCGAAACCCGGCGGAAATTCGAAACTAATCCAGAGGTCTTGAGTACCGAGTATTTGCGCAATCCAAGCACAGAAAATGAAAGCAGGGGATCATCAACGTGA